One Halolamina litorea genomic window carries:
- the tmcA gene encoding tRNA(Met) cytidine acetyltransferase TmcA produces MTLSSLAADLRAEAERANERRALVLAGDADATRAAAVDAIGAADLPITECTAISAADDWPFEYHGPRESRELLGRTQQAVVLDGHDECSPNAIGRTVGAVDGGGLYVLLAPELDDWADRHDAFDETLAVPPFGVDDVTGQFRRRLVATLREHPGVAICEVGGDYDGPESGAVEVRDDGLTDPFPARPREAPEPPADAVFPAETYRACMTVDQAEAVHELEALRGDDVDHHAGDKDDDGPPAVVVEADRGRGKSSAAGLAAGALAREGRDVLVTAPDRRGADEIFERARERLVATDSLLADSTHAIDADSGGCVRFARPPDAAALPGEPDAVIVDEAAALPVSLLERFVEGPPVAFCTTVHGYEGAGRSFDVRFRDHLADSERDVIDVRLDEPIRYAAGDPIESWAFRALLLDARPPVDQLVADATPDSVSYETLTPERLLADEHLLREAFGLLVLAHYRTEPDDLARLLDAPNLTCRALTREGRVASIALLAREGGLSEETRERVYRGERVRGNMLPDVFTSQLRDRDGGAPVGYRVMRIATHHAVRSGGLGSLLLDEVEAEFREDGGRGSDSLGEQVDYLGVGYGATPDLLDFWAENGYRTVHLSTTKNDSSGEHSALMMRPLTDDGADLAARHSEWFRERAPGVLTGPLADLDPDVVRRALRSVDDDAVPENPGLGERDWRVVVDAANGMGSYHAAPAAFTELALRDLILGDAGLDPSAERLLVEKVLQNREWDAVADDLDRVSTRMTMRAFGDACEPLVDTYGTEAAKEHRQYWN; encoded by the coding sequence ATGACCCTCTCCTCGCTCGCCGCCGACCTCCGAGCGGAGGCCGAGCGCGCGAACGAGCGCCGCGCGCTCGTGCTCGCCGGCGACGCCGACGCCACCCGCGCCGCGGCCGTCGACGCCATCGGGGCCGCCGACCTCCCGATCACGGAGTGTACGGCGATCTCGGCCGCCGACGACTGGCCGTTCGAGTACCACGGCCCGCGGGAGTCCCGCGAACTGCTCGGCCGAACCCAGCAGGCGGTCGTCCTCGACGGCCACGACGAGTGCTCGCCCAACGCCATCGGTCGGACCGTCGGCGCCGTCGACGGTGGCGGCCTCTACGTCCTGCTCGCTCCCGAACTCGACGACTGGGCCGACCGCCACGACGCCTTCGACGAGACGCTCGCGGTGCCCCCATTCGGCGTCGACGACGTGACCGGCCAGTTCCGCCGCCGCCTCGTCGCCACGCTTCGGGAGCACCCCGGCGTCGCGATCTGTGAGGTCGGCGGCGACTACGACGGCCCCGAGAGCGGTGCGGTCGAAGTCCGCGACGACGGCCTCACCGACCCGTTCCCCGCTCGCCCCCGCGAGGCGCCCGAGCCGCCCGCTGACGCGGTGTTCCCCGCGGAGACCTACCGGGCCTGCATGACCGTGGATCAGGCCGAAGCGGTCCACGAACTCGAAGCCCTCCGGGGCGACGACGTTGACCACCACGCGGGAGACAAGGACGACGATGGCCCACCCGCCGTCGTCGTCGAGGCCGACCGCGGCCGCGGGAAGTCAAGCGCTGCCGGACTCGCGGCAGGCGCACTCGCCCGCGAGGGTCGGGACGTGCTCGTCACCGCCCCGGACCGCCGCGGCGCCGACGAAATCTTCGAGCGTGCTCGGGAGCGGCTGGTAGCCACCGACTCCCTCCTCGCGGATTCGACGCACGCCATCGACGCTGACTCCGGCGGGTGCGTGCGCTTCGCCCGCCCGCCCGACGCCGCCGCCCTCCCCGGGGAGCCGGACGCCGTCATCGTCGACGAGGCGGCGGCGCTCCCGGTCTCGCTGCTCGAACGGTTCGTCGAGGGCCCGCCGGTCGCGTTCTGCACGACCGTCCACGGCTACGAGGGGGCGGGCCGGAGCTTCGACGTGCGGTTCCGCGACCACCTCGCCGACTCAGAGCGGGATGTGATCGACGTGCGCCTCGACGAACCGATCCGCTACGCCGCCGGCGACCCCATCGAGTCGTGGGCGTTCCGGGCGCTGTTGCTCGACGCCCGGCCGCCCGTCGATCAGTTGGTCGCCGACGCCACCCCCGATTCGGTGAGCTACGAGACCCTCACGCCGGAGCGACTGCTCGCCGACGAACACCTGCTCCGCGAGGCGTTCGGCCTGCTCGTCCTCGCTCACTACCGCACGGAACCCGACGACCTCGCCCGACTCCTCGACGCGCCGAACCTAACCTGCCGCGCGCTCACTCGCGAGGGTCGGGTGGCCAGCATCGCCCTGCTGGCTCGTGAGGGCGGCTTGAGTGAGGAGACCAGAGAGCGAGTCTACCGCGGCGAGCGCGTCCGCGGGAACATGCTCCCGGACGTGTTCACCAGCCAGCTCCGGGACCGCGACGGCGGCGCGCCGGTGGGCTACCGGGTCATGCGGATCGCGACCCACCACGCCGTCCGCTCGGGCGGCCTCGGCTCGCTGCTGCTCGACGAGGTGGAGGCGGAGTTCCGGGAGGACGGGGGCAGGGGTTCGGACTCGCTGGGCGAACAGGTGGACTACCTCGGCGTCGGCTACGGCGCGACCCCGGACCTGCTCGACTTCTGGGCCGAGAACGGCTACCGGACGGTCCACCTCTCGACCACGAAGAACGACAGCAGCGGCGAGCACTCCGCGCTGATGATGCGCCCGCTGACCGACGACGGCGCCGACCTCGCGGCCCGCCACAGCGAGTGGTTCCGCGAGCGCGCGCCGGGGGTCCTGACCGGCCCGCTCGCGGATCTCGATCCGGACGTGGTTCGCCGAGCGCTCCGATCCGTCGACGACGACGCGGTTCCGGAGAACCCGGGCCTCGGCGAACGCGACTGGCGGGTCGTCGTCGACGCCGCCAACGGGATGGGGAGCTATCACGCCGCGCCCGCCGCCTTCACCGAACTGGCGCTGCGGGACCTGATTCTCGGTGATGCGGGGCTGGACCCGTCAGCGGAGCGCCTGCTCGTTGAGAAAGTGCTGCAGAACCGCGAGTGGGACGCCGTCGCCGACGACCTCGACCGCGTGTCGACCCGAATGACGATGCGCGCGTTCGGCGACGCCTGCGAGCCGCTGGTCGATACGTACGGCACCGAGGCGGCGAAGGAGCACCGGCAGTACTGGAACTGA
- a CDS encoding 4Fe-4S dicluster domain-containing protein, whose protein sequence is MPIDPNFDTTRERVEGEEAAAASGEDAEEAAVAVWGPVDPPEKLGIHGTHVAVDYDLCIADGTCLEDCPVDVFTWVDTPGHPESDRKVEPTFEDQCIDCMLCVDVCPVDAIDVDASRAGGGGL, encoded by the coding sequence ATGCCTATCGACCCGAACTTCGACACGACCCGCGAGCGCGTCGAAGGGGAGGAAGCCGCGGCCGCCAGCGGCGAGGACGCTGAGGAGGCCGCCGTCGCCGTCTGGGGGCCCGTCGACCCGCCGGAGAAACTCGGCATCCACGGGACCCACGTCGCCGTCGACTACGACCTCTGCATCGCCGACGGCACCTGTCTTGAGGACTGCCCCGTCGACGTGTTCACGTGGGTGGACACGCCCGGCCACCCCGAGAGCGACCGGAAAGTGGAACCGACCTTCGAGGACCAGTGTATCGACTGCATGCTCTGTGTCGACGTCTGCCCCGTCGACGCCATCGACGTGGACGCGAGCCGCGCCGGCGGCGGCGGCCTGTAG
- a CDS encoding DUF456 domain-containing protein — protein sequence MIDAVALVALALLIAGVIASVVPGVPAGLLSLAGVYVEFLFGSGDMTYWLLFSFTVVGVLAVVVDLFGGAVAARGRGASGTTTLIAAVTGLVLFFVAGPIGVVVGMFLAVFLLELRREDRSFDEAWDNGVWATAGMLASGLAVFLLVTSMLVGYVVFVLWLGSGTTF from the coding sequence ATGATCGACGCCGTGGCACTGGTCGCGCTGGCGCTGCTGATCGCGGGCGTGATCGCCAGTGTCGTCCCCGGGGTTCCGGCGGGCCTGCTGTCGCTCGCCGGCGTCTACGTCGAGTTCCTGTTCGGCTCCGGGGACATGACGTACTGGCTGCTGTTCAGCTTCACCGTCGTCGGGGTTCTCGCGGTCGTCGTCGACCTGTTCGGCGGCGCCGTGGCCGCCCGCGGCCGCGGCGCGAGCGGGACCACCACCCTGATCGCGGCGGTCACGGGGCTGGTCCTCTTCTTCGTCGCCGGCCCCATCGGCGTCGTCGTCGGGATGTTCCTCGCGGTGTTCCTGCTGGAACTCCGCCGCGAGGACCGCAGTTTCGACGAGGCGTGGGACAACGGCGTCTGGGCGACCGCGGGGATGCTGGCCTCCGGGCTCGCGGTGTTCCTGCTCGTCACCTCGATGCTCGTTGGCTACGTCGTGTTCGTGCTCTGGCTGGGGAGCGGGACGACGTTCTGA
- a CDS encoding amidase encodes MKRADPQRTEDRVDEYLERVRGLPGDSVAGAFGVPTPQDRADPYDAFAQTFIADAPLDGPLSEFDLAVKENIAVGGVTTTCGTDAFEWTPDVDAVAVERLRAAGGSIVGTTDMDPFAFGTTGELSARGPTRNPAVEGHVPGGSSSGSAAAVAGGAVDAALGTDTAGSVRIPASFCGVVGFKPTYGMVPAEGVVPLSPSNDHVGVLGDDVRTAAQVFEAIAGREAINPASLTAPSRLSFVDDIERPPPRLRIGVGAEFMDAAAPAVEATVEAALTTCVTELDAEVGTVTFPEAEAAVDANDAGTVMEFAALLERGSLLERGQSADLRAALRAANHRIDALPDRVAGLIEVGRELLDRAPDACGRTWDARRRTVRRQQALFTEADVLAMPTTPIPAPSFGAVPGEEGISVLDTVENTAPFNATGAPAVSVPCGEVDGRPVGLQLVGPPGSDGFLLRVAESVERALTQ; translated from the coding sequence ATGAAGCGCGCCGACCCGCAACGAACCGAGGATCGGGTCGACGAGTATCTCGAACGGGTGCGTGGGCTCCCCGGTGACAGCGTCGCCGGAGCGTTCGGGGTGCCGACCCCACAGGACCGGGCCGATCCCTACGACGCGTTCGCCCAGACGTTCATCGCCGACGCGCCGCTCGACGGGCCGCTGTCGGAGTTCGATCTGGCGGTCAAGGAGAACATCGCCGTCGGCGGCGTGACGACGACCTGCGGCACGGACGCCTTCGAGTGGACGCCCGATGTGGACGCCGTCGCCGTCGAGCGCCTGCGGGCGGCCGGCGGGTCCATCGTTGGCACGACCGACATGGACCCGTTCGCGTTCGGGACGACGGGCGAGCTGAGTGCCCGGGGGCCGACACGGAACCCCGCCGTCGAGGGACACGTCCCCGGCGGGTCCTCCTCGGGGAGCGCCGCCGCAGTTGCCGGCGGCGCCGTCGACGCCGCACTCGGCACCGACACGGCCGGGAGCGTCCGGATTCCCGCCTCGTTCTGTGGCGTCGTCGGGTTCAAGCCGACTTACGGGATGGTTCCGGCCGAGGGAGTGGTGCCGCTCTCGCCGTCGAACGATCACGTCGGGGTGCTCGGCGACGACGTTCGGACCGCCGCGCAGGTGTTCGAGGCCATCGCCGGCCGGGAGGCGATCAACCCGGCCTCGTTGACGGCGCCCTCCCGACTCTCCTTTGTCGACGACATCGAGCGCCCGCCGCCGCGGCTCCGGATCGGCGTCGGCGCGGAGTTCATGGACGCCGCCGCGCCCGCCGTCGAGGCCACGGTCGAGGCGGCGCTGACGACCTGCGTGACCGAACTGGACGCCGAGGTCGGCACGGTGACGTTCCCCGAGGCCGAGGCGGCCGTCGACGCCAACGACGCCGGCACGGTGATGGAGTTCGCGGCGCTGCTGGAGCGGGGGAGCCTCCTCGAACGGGGGCAGTCGGCGGACCTTCGGGCGGCGCTCCGGGCCGCGAACCACCGTATCGACGCGCTCCCCGACCGCGTCGCCGGACTGATCGAGGTCGGTCGGGAGCTACTCGACCGCGCCCCCGACGCCTGCGGTCGGACGTGGGACGCCCGCCGGCGGACGGTCAGGCGCCAGCAGGCGCTGTTCACCGAAGCAGACGTGCTGGCGATGCCGACGACGCCGATCCCGGCGCCCTCCTTCGGCGCCGTCCCCGGCGAGGAGGGGATCTCGGTACTCGACACCGTGGAGAACACGGCGCCGTTCAACGCTACCGGCGCGCCCGCGGTGTCGGTGCCCTGTGGCGAGGTCGACGGCCGGCCGGTCGGCCTGCAGTTGGTCGGGCCGCCCGGGAGCGATGGCTTCCTCCTTCGGGTGGCGGAGTCGGTGGAGCGGGCGCTGACACAGTAG